One Phycisphaerae bacterium DNA segment encodes these proteins:
- a CDS encoding SpoIIE family protein phosphatase produces the protein MALGYTHVEIAVVQTPKRTGEPCGDLVLQERTAQSTTIVCCDGIGSGLKANIAATMCATRIMELLRCGFSLRRAFAAAAETMNRSRDPELSYAAFALARILNNGQATVLTYDMPPPVFVGKIQTIVLPQRTTTIETALVGECHAHVEPGEGLLLVSDGITQAGLGAGLAEGWTIDGVRHYVDRCIADRMPLHEIPRAVHRQALDHWKKPGDDCTAVLASCRQGNVLNILTGPPADPNKDLQVVKRFWRSEGRKVICGATTTLVVGRCMNLKPRVEQNATSVLAPPRYELPGVDLVTEGAVTLNQVFNVLDEDPGNFEEESGVTELHGLLRAADRVNIMVGRASNPANQDIGFRQRGILSRTTIVPLIAAKLRHDGKLVVIDYV, from the coding sequence ATGGCCCTGGGATATACACACGTCGAAATAGCCGTCGTCCAGACCCCCAAGCGGACGGGCGAGCCCTGCGGCGATCTGGTCCTCCAGGAGCGGACCGCCCAGTCCACCACCATCGTCTGCTGCGACGGCATCGGCTCGGGCCTCAAGGCCAATATCGCCGCCACCATGTGCGCGACCCGGATCATGGAACTGCTCCGCTGCGGATTCTCGCTGCGGCGGGCCTTCGCCGCCGCCGCTGAGACCATGAACCGCTCGCGCGATCCGGAGCTCTCATACGCCGCGTTCGCCCTCGCCCGCATCCTCAACAACGGCCAGGCCACCGTGTTGACCTACGACATGCCGCCGCCGGTCTTCGTCGGCAAGATCCAGACGATCGTCCTGCCCCAGCGGACCACCACCATCGAGACCGCCCTGGTCGGTGAATGCCACGCCCACGTCGAACCGGGCGAGGGACTCCTGCTGGTCAGCGACGGAATCACGCAGGCCGGACTCGGTGCGGGACTGGCCGAGGGATGGACCATCGACGGCGTGCGGCACTATGTCGACCGCTGCATCGCCGACCGCATGCCGCTTCACGAGATCCCCCGCGCCGTCCACCGCCAGGCCCTCGATCACTGGAAGAAGCCCGGCGACGACTGCACCGCCGTGCTCGCCTCGTGCCGCCAAGGCAACGTGCTCAACATCCTTACCGGTCCGCCCGCCGACCCCAACAAGGACCTCCAGGTCGTCAAGCGGTTCTGGCGCAGCGAGGGACGCAAGGTCATCTGCGGCGCGACCACCACGCTCGTCGTCGGACGCTGCATGAACCTCAAGCCGCGGGTCGAGCAGAACGCCACCAGCGTGCTCGCCCCGCCCCGCTACGAACTGCCCGGCGTCGATCTGGTCACCGAGGGCGCGGTCACCCTCAACCAGGTTTTCAACGTCCTCGACGAGGACCCCGGCAACTTCGAGGAGGAAAGCGGCGTGACCGAACTGCACGGCCTGCTCCGCGCCGCCGACCGCGTCAATATCATGGTCGGCCGCGCCTCGAACCCCGCCAACCAGGACATCGGCTTCCGCCAGCGCGGCATCCTCTCCCGCACCACCATCGTCCCGCTGATCGCCGCCAAGCTCCGCCACGACGGCAAACTCGTCGTGATCGACTACGTCTGA
- a CDS encoding 4Fe-4S binding protein — protein MEPRQKVGQIVFTNKARCRDCYRCVRVCPVKAIRMSGGQAFVDADRCIACGTCIRECPQGAKSFRRDLDRVVRLLESGAKVAASVAPSFAGVLPPWQASRLPSILRRLGFCHVAETAIGAYHVACKTAEAAAQRPGAPCVCTACPAVVNFVERYHPEWVRMLAPVVSPMIAHARRIKAKLGSDVKVVFIGPCVAKKAEAERPELAGDVDAVITFEELAEWLEGQGLSLAACEESRFDEEAAGLARLFPLEGGLIRTAEMPSQLLAPRVVCVSGFDEVVDALAFAHQDRQAVVIEPLMCPQGCINGPAVASEQRLYHRREDLIDYAAANPGPPDQPRTEGLDTAFAGRPVDEHEPIDEDQIRAVMEKTGKAHEEDQLNCGACGYASCREKAIAVIRGLAEPEMCIPYMKRLAEQRTDRIIETTPNGIVILDERLNIVSMNPAFRKFFLCSASFCGKNISYLMDPELFEKLVSGQEERVEMVVRHEKYKLICHQILYALREEKKFIGIFVNITNSRLSQDRLEQFQADTVSQARELLEHQIGMAQRIAAFLGESTARGQQLVDNLMRLGGQPPETTTEKSGRWPWDIHTSK, from the coding sequence ATGGAACCACGCCAGAAGGTCGGCCAGATCGTCTTTACCAACAAGGCCCGCTGCCGGGACTGTTACCGATGCGTTCGCGTCTGCCCGGTCAAGGCCATTCGCATGAGCGGCGGCCAGGCCTTCGTCGACGCCGACCGCTGCATCGCCTGCGGCACCTGCATCCGCGAGTGCCCGCAAGGCGCCAAGAGTTTTCGACGCGACCTCGACCGGGTCGTGCGGCTTCTGGAATCCGGGGCCAAGGTGGCCGCCAGCGTCGCCCCGTCATTCGCCGGCGTGCTGCCGCCGTGGCAGGCGTCGCGGCTGCCCTCGATCCTGCGGCGGCTGGGCTTCTGCCACGTGGCCGAGACGGCCATCGGGGCCTATCACGTGGCCTGCAAGACCGCCGAGGCCGCGGCCCAGCGGCCGGGCGCGCCGTGCGTCTGCACCGCCTGCCCCGCCGTGGTCAATTTCGTCGAACGCTACCATCCCGAGTGGGTCCGCATGCTCGCCCCCGTCGTCTCGCCCATGATCGCCCACGCCCGGCGGATCAAGGCGAAGCTCGGGTCCGACGTCAAGGTCGTCTTCATCGGGCCGTGCGTGGCCAAGAAGGCCGAGGCCGAACGCCCGGAACTCGCCGGCGACGTCGATGCCGTCATCACCTTCGAGGAACTCGCCGAGTGGCTTGAAGGCCAGGGCCTGTCGCTGGCCGCCTGCGAGGAGAGCCGGTTCGACGAGGAGGCCGCCGGCCTGGCCCGGCTCTTCCCGCTCGAAGGCGGACTGATCCGGACCGCCGAGATGCCCTCGCAACTGCTGGCCCCGCGCGTGGTCTGCGTCAGCGGCTTCGACGAGGTCGTTGATGCCCTCGCCTTCGCCCACCAGGACCGCCAGGCCGTCGTGATCGAACCGCTGATGTGCCCGCAGGGCTGCATCAACGGCCCGGCCGTCGCCTCGGAGCAGCGGCTCTACCATCGGCGAGAGGATCTGATCGATTACGCCGCCGCCAATCCCGGACCGCCCGACCAGCCCCGGACCGAGGGCCTCGACACCGCGTTCGCCGGCCGGCCCGTGGATGAGCACGAGCCCATCGACGAGGACCAGATCCGCGCCGTGATGGAAAAGACCGGCAAGGCCCACGAGGAGGATCAGCTCAACTGCGGGGCGTGCGGCTACGCCTCGTGCCGCGAAAAGGCCATCGCGGTCATCCGCGGACTGGCCGAGCCCGAAATGTGCATCCCGTACATGAAGCGGCTCGCCGAGCAGCGGACCGACCGGATCATCGAAACCACGCCCAACGGCATCGTCATCCTCGACGAACGGCTTAACATCGTGTCGATGAATCCCGCCTTCCGCAAGTTCTTCCTCTGCAGCGCGTCCTTCTGCGGCAAGAACATTTCGTACCTGATGGATCCCGAACTCTTCGAGAAGCTCGTCTCCGGTCAGGAAGAGCGGGTCGAAATGGTGGTCCGCCACGAGAAGTACAAACTCATCTGCCACCAGATCCTCTACGCCCTCCGCGAGGAAAAGAAGTTCATCGGCATCTTCGTCAACATCACCAACAGCCGCCTCAGCCAGGACCGGCTCGAACAGTTCCAGGCCGACACCGTCAGCCAGGCCCGCGAGCTCCTCGAACACCAGATTGGCATGGCCCAGAGGATTGCCGCCTTCCTCGGCGAGAGCACCGCCCGCGGACAGCAACTCGTCGATAACCTCATGCGGCTCGGCGGGCAACCGCCCGAAACCACCACGGAGAAATCCGGCCGATGGCCCTGGGATATACACACGTCGAAATAG